The DNA sequence AGCACCTCCATGCCCTGCTTCTTGAAGCTCTTCTCCAGCTGCTTGCTCACCTCCTCATCCTCCACGGGCACCACGTTGGGCATGAACTCCACCAGGGTCACCTTGGTGCCGATGGCGTTGTAGAAGTAGGCGAATTCGCTGCCGATGGCGCCGCTGCCCACCACCACCATGCTCTTGGGCTGCTCGGCGAGCACCATGGCCTCGCGGTAGCCGATGATCTTCTTGCCGTCCTGCGGCAGGTTGGGCAGCACGCGGCTGCGGGCGCCGGTGGCGATGAGGATGTGCTTGGCCTCGAGCACCTGCTTCTTCCCGTCGGCGCCGGTGACCTCGAGCTTCTTCCCGGGCAGGAGCCTGCCGGTGCCCATGATGACGTCGATCTTGTTCTTCTTCATCAGGAACTGCACGCCGTTGCTCATGCCTTTCGCAACGTCCCTGCTCCGCGCGACGATGGCCTTCATGTCGGGCGAGCCGGCCCCGACGGTGATGCCGTAGTCCTTGGCGTGGTTGATGTACTCGAACACCTGGGCGCTCTTCAGCAGGGCCTTGGTGGGGATGCAGCCCCAGTTGAGGCAGATGCCGCCGAGGGCCTCGCGTTCCACCACGGCGGTCTTGAGGCCCAGCTGGCTGGCACGGATGGCGGCCACGTAGCCACCGGGGCCACTGCCGAGCACGATCACATCATAGCTCATGAGGAGAAAGGGTAGCGGGTTGAGGGCGCGAAGGTAGCAGGCCGGGGGAGTTGCGGGCCCGCGCAGGTGCACCGCCCCCCGGCTGTCGCATGGTCGCGCGGAGCGGGCCTCCTGCACGCGCGCCTGATCACCGATCGATGGGCGGCGGAGGACCGTGACGGGCGGTGTCGACGATGTTCGCGGTGCGCCTATTTCTATGACATGTGCAAGCGAGGTTGATAAGGTCTGCCTGAGTGGATCACGGCCCAGAGGTGGTGGATGATCTTGCCGGCCACGTTGTTGAGCACGACGATGGGTCGTTTGCCTTGAGCGATCTTGCGGTGATAGTAGTCCTGTAGGTCCCCGGGCACACGGACGGCGGCCAAGGCGGCCAGTTTCAAGAGGCTTTTGAGCCTGTGGTTGGCGAAGGAGGACGTGGCGGTCTTTCCACGCACACTGGACCCAGAGGTGCGTTCGAAGGGTGCAACACCGGCATAACAGACCAGTTGCCTGGGTGAGTCGAAGCGGGTGAAGCCTTCGGTGTGGGCGATCAGGCTCGCTGGCCAGCACCGGACCGATGCCCGATACGGTCTGTGCCAGCTTGTTCCTGCCCTGCAAGGCGCTGTCCTTGCGGAGGAACACCGCGATGGCCCGGTCCAGCTTGGTGATCGACAGCTCCAGGGCCTTGAGCTGTCGCTGGAGCTCGGCTTTCACCAGGTCCTTGGTGTTCCCGGTGAGGTAGAGCACGTTGTCCTTCAACTGCGCGGTGTTCTTGCCCCGCTCCTTCACCAAGCGCTCGCGAAGTGCCAACAGCGCCTTGAGCTCGGCGAACTCCACGTGGCTCTGGCCGACCAAACGGGCCTTGTCCCTGAACCGGTGCGCGTATTGTGCGATGCGCCGTGCATCCACTTTGTCGCTCTTGCCCCGCTGCATGCCGATGCTCAAGCGGATATCCGTGGCGTGGGCCAGCCAAGTGGGGTGGCCCAGGTCCAGCAGGGTCTTCACCACCCCATGGCTGTAGTGCCCGGTAGGCTCCAGACACACCAGGGCGGTGGTGTCGCAGTGCCCCTGCCTGGCCCACTTGCGCAGTAGCGACCGCAGTCCAACACAGCTGTTCTTCACCCGCTCCTCCTGCACCAGCTTGCCTTGTTCGTCCTGCAAGACCACATCCAAGGTCGCCTTGCTTACATCGATACCGATCGTTCTCATGGTACTTTTGGTTCGTTCCACCTCTGAAGGGGCTGAGCAGGTGTCCGTTGCTTCAGAACTCTAACAGGCCGCGAGCCTCAATTTCTATCCGAGCCGTGGACACCGGGGTACGAGAGGTCCCAATAGGCGCACAGGACCAGATCCTGAACCTTGGCCCGGTTCACCTCCCGTACCGCTCGGCTTCCTTCAGTTGGTTCATCCGCTAAGTTCAGCGTGCAAGCCTAGAGTACCTTGGCCCGACACCAAAGACACCTTGACCATGAGCGACATCCACACGGGCGCTGCGGCGCCGGCACGCCCCACCTTGCTCACCGTGATCTGCATCCTGAGCTTCCTGGCCGGTGCTTGGGGCTTGGTCAGCGGAGTACGGAACGCGTTCACGGATGCCCCCCAGGCCGCAGTGGCTGAGATGCAGGGCGAGATGGAGAAGGCCATGGCCGAGATGGGGGATCAGCAGGTGCCCATGGTCGAGGAGATGATGGAATCGGCCATGTCCATGGCCGAGAAAGCGGCGGAGCACGCCAAGCCCCTGGGCTATGGTGAGATCGCCTTCTCCCTGCTCAGCCTTTTCGGCGTCTGGAACATGTGGAACTTGAAGCGGTCAGGGTTCTGGATCTACCTGGTGGCCTCCATCGGCGGTGTTGTGATGCCGCTGGTCTATCTGGGCGGGGGGATCGCGACCATCCTCGGACTGGGCTTTGGCGGGCTCATCACCGCGGTGTTCATCGTGCTATATGCGGTCAACTTGAAGCACATGCATTAGCCTCGGCGTGGCGGAACGGTGAGGCCGAAGCCGGCCCTACATTCGCCTCCATGGCCTCCACCTTCCTGCCGGACGATTCCGGTTCCACCCAGCGCCCGGACCTGCTCACGGGCCTCGGCATCCTGAGCTTCATCAACTGTGGGCTCTTCCTGCTCATCTACGGGCTTGGACTGCTCTTCACCCTCGGCCTGCGCGCGGTGCCCGAGGACGAGTTCATGGCGCAGATGAACGAGCAGATGGCCGGCATGAGCGACATGATGGGCGAGGAAGGCGCCGCGGCCTTCGAGGAGCTCGTGCCCTTGTTCTACCATGGCGGCGCCTTGTTGATGGGTCTGCTCCTGCTGCGCACCATCGCGCGCTTCATCGGGGTGATCAACATGTGGCGCGGCCGACGGCAGGGCTTCACCCTGTACGCCGCGGCCCAGGTGGTGGGCATCTTCATCCCGCACGTGGTGCTTCCCTGGAAGTACCTCGGTCTGTTCGGGCCCTTCCTGGCCCTGGCGTTCGTGGCCCTGTACGGCAGCCAGTTGAAGCGCTTCAGCTGAAGGGGCGTGAGGGGCGCGGCACCGTTCCTGGTCCTTCTTGGATCGACGCTCACCGGTTGCTTCTCCGTGCGCAGCACCGACCGCTTCAGCTACGCCAAGGTCGATGCGGCCACCTTCGCCCAGGCGCTGGCGGACAGCACGGACCATGTGCTGATCGATGTGCGCACACCCGGCGAGCATGCCAGGGGGCATCTGCCGGGCGCCATCAACCGCAGCTACCTGTCGTTGCGCTACGGCCGGCTGGTCCGCGACCTGGACCGGTCGACGCTCGTGCTGCTCTATTGCCACACCTGTCACCGCAGCCCGCTCGCGGCCCGGCGGATGAAACGCATGGGCTTCCGCCGCGTCGTTGACCTGCAGGGTGGCTTCCGCCAGTGGCCGGGCCCCACCACCACCGCGCCGTGATGCGCACCACACCGTTCGCCATCGGGATCGGGCTGGTCCTTGGACCATCGGCGATGGGCCAACCGGTGCGGTCCACCCCGACCACACCGTTCACCCTGGGTGTGGTGGAGTCCATCCACAGCACCGTCCTCGGCGAGGACCGCGTGCTCAACTTCGCGCTGCCGCAGGGCTACCACCCCGACAGCGCCGCGCAGTACCCGGTGATCTACGTGCTCGATGGCGGCGCTGATGAGGACTTCATCCACCTCGCCGGTGCCGCGCAATTCGCGTCGTTCCCGTGGGTCGAATGGCTGAGGCCGAGCATCGTGGTGGGCATCGCCAACGTGGACCGACGCCGCGACCTCACGTGTCCGACCACCATCGCCAAGGACAAGGACGACTTTCCCACGGCGGGCGGCAGCGCGGCCTTCATGGATTTCATCGCCAGGGAGGTGATCCCCTTAGTGGAGGCCAACTACCGTACCTCCCCGGAGCGCACCCTCATCGGCCAAAGTCTCGGCGGGCTCTTCGCCACCGAAGTCCTGTTGCGCCGCCCATGGCTCTTTCAGCACTACATCATCGTGAGCCCCAGCCTGTGGTGGGACCACGGTTCGGTGCTCCGGATCCCGGCGGATGCGTTGAGCGCGCCCGACATCGGGGTGGCCTCGGTGTACATCGCGGTGGGCAGGGAGGGCAGGGAGATGGAAGCGCCCGCACAGCAACTGGCCGGGATGGCGCGCAAGGCGCACGTGCCGAACGTGACCTACGAGCGCATCGCGGACCTGGACCACGCCACCCTCCTGCACGAGGCGGTGCTGAACGCGTGGCGGTGGAGAATGGAGGCGCGCAGGGTTCAATCCCGGTAGGCCACGCCGCTGATCTCCACGTTCACGCCGCGCGGAAGGCCCTTCACGGCCACGGCCTCGCGGGCGGGCGGTGTGTCGGTGAAGTAGGTGCCGTACACCTCGTTCACGGCGGTGTAGTGGGCCATGTCGCTCAGGAAGATGGTCACCTTCACCAGGTGATCGTAGCCGAGGCCTGCGGCGCGCAGCAGGTTGCCCACGTTCTCCATCACCTTGCGGGTCTCCGTGGCGATGTCGGCGGTGTGCAGGTTCCCTTGCTCGTCCAAGGCGATCTGCCCGCTGAGGTAGAGCGTGGGTCCGGCCTGGATGGCGGGCGTGTAGGGGGCAAGGGGCTTGGCGGCGTTGGGCGGGTGGATGGCGGACTTCATGGAATGCGTAGCGCGTTGGGAGTGTGCGTTTCGTGTTGGAAAAGGGTTGCGCGTTGCGTGTTGGGGCTTACGCGTGGACCTTCGCCAAAGGTGCTCCTGCCCCGTTGAACACGCAACACGCAACGCGCAACACACAACACGCCAGCACGCAGCTGACCGAGGTTGCCCGCCCAACGCACTACCGCCGGAGGGGTAACTTCGCGGCCCCCGCCTGTGCCCAAGGATTCGGCGGCTGAACCATGTCCGACACACGCCCCCTCATCCTGGTCACCAACGACGACGGCATCTTCGCGCCGGGCATCCGCGCCCTGGTGGAGGAGGTCCGCGCGTTCGGTCGGGTGATGGTGGTGGCGCCGGACAAGCCGCAGAGCGCCATGGGGCATGCGATCACCATCCACAGCTTCCTGCGGCTGAACAAGGTGGCCTACCTGGACGACCTGGACGCCTGGAGCTGCAGCGGCACTCCGGTGGACTGTGTGAAGCTGGCGATCTACAAGCTGCTGGAGGGACGCAAGCCCGACCTGCTGGTCAGCGGCATCAACCATGGGGCGAACATCAGCATCAACGTGCTGTACAGTGGCACGATGAGCGCGGCGGTGGAGGGTGCGATGGAAGGCATCCCGAGCATCGGGTTCAGCCTGATGGACCACAGCATGGAGGCCGATTTCGGGCCGGTGCGGCCGGTGGTGCGCAGCGTGGTGGGCAATGTCCTGCGCCATGGCATGGCGACGGGGGCCTGCCTCAACGTCAACGTGCCACGCACCCGCGGCGAGGCGCTCAAGGGCATGCGCGTGTGCCGGCAGGCGCGGGCCAATTGGGAGGATGAGTTCGAGACGCGGCTCGACCCCGGGAAGCGGGAGTACTACTGGCTGAAGGGTGAGTTCAAGAGCGAGGACCATGGGCACGACACGGACGTGTGGGCCGTGAGCAACGGATACGTGAGCATCGTCCCCACGCAGTTCGACATGACCGCCCACCACGCGATCGCGGAGCTGAACACCTGGGACCATGGCCTGGAGTGACCGTACGGTCGGACTGGTGAGCGGTCTGCTGGCACCGGCCGTCGGCTTCCTGGCCTATGGCCTCATCTATGTCAACGTGATCCGTCCGCACAACGACCTGGGCTGGTTCGTGCACGACCTGTTCCTGGGCACGCGGCGGTATCAGGCCCCGGTGCTGAGCCTGTCCCTGCTGGCGGACGTGCCGCTGTTCTTCTGGTTCGACCGGACGGGGCGGGTGGAGGCCATGCGTGGCGTGCTGATGGCCCTCTTCATCCACGGTGCCGTGATCGTCGCCCTTTGGATATGAAGCGGCGGGTCTATCTCATCGCCGGCGAGGCCAGCGGCGACCTGCATGCGGCGAACCTGGTGAAGGCCCTTCGCCGGGAGCATCCGGACGTGGACCTTCGTGGCTGGGGCGGCGATCGCATGGCCGCGGCCGGGGTGGAGGTGGTGAAGCACATCCGCGACCTGGCCTTCATGGGCTTCGCCGAGGTGCTGCTGAACCTGGGCACCATCCTGGGCAACATCGCGGCGTGCAAGGCGGACATCGCGGCCTGGCGGCCTGACGCCATCGTGCTGGTGGACTATCCGGGCTTCAACCTGCGCATCGCCACCTACGCCCGGTCGCTCGGCATCCCGGTCTTCTATTACATCAGCCCGCAGGTGTGGGCCTGGAAGGCCGGTCGGGTGAAGCGGATCCGCCGCGACGTCACCGAGCTGTGCGTCATCCTGCCCTTCGAGGAGCAGTGGTATGCCGAGCGTGGCATGGCGGTCACCTTCGTCGGGCATCCGCTATTGGACGCCATCGCCGAGGAGACCGGCCACGCGCCGGCGCCGTTGCCCGGTGCGGATGGGCGGCCGGTGATCGCGCTCCTCCCAGGCAGCCGTCGGCAGGAGGTGGAGCGCATGCTGCCGGTGATGCTGGAGGCCTCGGCCGGTTTCACCGACCATCAATGCGTGGTGGCCGCGGCTCCGGCGTTGGACGATGCGGTGTACGCACCCCTCCTCCGGGGCCGCTCGGCGCTCGTGGTCCGCGATCGCACCTATGGCCTGCTGCGCCAGGCCAGGGCGGCGCTCGTCACCAGCGGCACGGCCACGCTGGAGACCGCGCTCTTCGGGGTGCCCGAGGTGGTGTGTTACGGTGGCAGTGCGGTCAACGTATGGCTCGCCCGGCGCCTGGTGGACGTCCGGTTCATCTCCCTGGTGAACCTCATCATGGGCCGGGAGGTGGTGCGGGAGATGATCCAGCAGG is a window from the Flavobacteriales bacterium genome containing:
- a CDS encoding RidA family protein — encoded protein: MKSAIHPPNAAKPLAPYTPAIQAGPTLYLSGQIALDEQGNLHTADIATETRKVMENVGNLLRAAGLGYDHLVKVTIFLSDMAHYTAVNEVYGTYFTDTPPAREAVAVKGLPRGVNVEISGVAYRD
- a CDS encoding alpha/beta hydrolase, yielding MGQPVRSTPTTPFTLGVVESIHSTVLGEDRVLNFALPQGYHPDSAAQYPVIYVLDGGADEDFIHLAGAAQFASFPWVEWLRPSIVVGIANVDRRRDLTCPTTIAKDKDDFPTAGGSAAFMDFIAREVIPLVEANYRTSPERTLIGQSLGGLFATEVLLRRPWLFQHYIIVSPSLWWDHGSVLRIPADALSAPDIGVASVYIAVGREGREMEAPAQQLAGMARKAHVPNVTYERIADLDHATLLHEAVLNAWRWRMEARRVQSR
- the lpxB gene encoding lipid-A-disaccharide synthase, which gives rise to MKRRVYLIAGEASGDLHAANLVKALRREHPDVDLRGWGGDRMAAAGVEVVKHIRDLAFMGFAEVLLNLGTILGNIAACKADIAAWRPDAIVLVDYPGFNLRIATYARSLGIPVFYYISPQVWAWKAGRVKRIRRDVTELCVILPFEEQWYAERGMAVTFVGHPLLDAIAEETGHAPAPLPGADGRPVIALLPGSRRQEVERMLPVMLEASAGFTDHQCVVAAAPALDDAVYAPLLRGRSALVVRDRTYGLLRQARAALVTSGTATLETALFGVPEVVCYGGSAVNVWLARRLVDVRFISLVNLIMGREVVREMIQQDLTPRALRAELDRLLHDVPYRSAMEADLAQLRERLGGPGASAKAASRLWKILEPRS
- a CDS encoding rhodanese-like domain-containing protein, producing MRSTDRFSYAKVDAATFAQALADSTDHVLIDVRTPGEHARGHLPGAINRSYLSLRYGRLVRDLDRSTLVLLYCHTCHRSPLAARRMKRMGFRRVVDLQGGFRQWPGPTTTAP
- the lpdA gene encoding dihydrolipoyl dehydrogenase codes for the protein MRTIGIDVSKATLDVVLQDEQGKLVQEERVKNSCVGLRSLLRKWARQGHCDTTALVCLEPTGHYSHGVVKTLLDLGHPTWLAHATDIRLSIGMQRGKSDKVDARRIAQYAHRFRDKARLVGQSHVEFAELKALLALRERLVKERGKNTAQLKDNVLYLTGNTKDLVKAELQRQLKALELSITKLDRAIAVFLRKDSALQGRNKLAQTVSGIGPVLASEPDRPHRRLHPLRLTQATGLLCRCCTLRTHLWVQCAWKDRHVLLRQPQAQKPLETGRLGRRPCARGPTGLLSPQDRSRQTTHRRAQQRGRQDHPPPLGRDPLRQTLSTSLAHVIEIGAPRTSSTPPVTVLRRPSIGDQARVQEARSARPCDSRGAVHLRGPATPPACYLRALNPLPFLLMSYDVIVLGSGPGGYVAAIRASQLGLKTAVVEREALGGICLNWGCIPTKALLKSAQVFEYINHAKDYGITVGAGSPDMKAIVARSRDVAKGMSNGVQFLMKKNKIDVIMGTGRLLPGKKLEVTGADGKKQVLEAKHILIATGARSRVLPNLPQDGKKIIGYREAMVLAEQPKSMVVVGSGAIGSEFAYFYNAIGTKVTLVEFMPNVVPVEDEEVSKQLEKSFKKQGMEVLTGSEVTAVDTKGKGCVVTIKTPKGEQKVECDIVLSAVGIAPNIEGIGLEEVGIATDKGRITVNEYYQTNIPGYYAIGDVTPGQALAHVASAEGIICVEKIAGHHPEALDYGNIPGCTYCSPEVASVGMTEKQCKDKGLAIKVGKFPFTASGKASAGGHKDGFVKLIFDAKYGELLGAHMIGANVTEMIAECVSIRKLETTGHEIIRTVHPHPTMSEAIMEAAAAAYGEVIHL
- the surE gene encoding 5'/3'-nucleotidase SurE, yielding MSDTRPLILVTNDDGIFAPGIRALVEEVRAFGRVMVVAPDKPQSAMGHAITIHSFLRLNKVAYLDDLDAWSCSGTPVDCVKLAIYKLLEGRKPDLLVSGINHGANISINVLYSGTMSAAVEGAMEGIPSIGFSLMDHSMEADFGPVRPVVRSVVGNVLRHGMATGACLNVNVPRTRGEALKGMRVCRQARANWEDEFETRLDPGKREYYWLKGEFKSEDHGHDTDVWAVSNGYVSIVPTQFDMTAHHAIAELNTWDHGLE